In Phlebotomus papatasi isolate M1 chromosome 1, Ppap_2.1, whole genome shotgun sequence, the following proteins share a genomic window:
- the LOC129799391 gene encoding uncharacterized protein LOC129799391 isoform X3, with translation MDFDFDDLCVDQPHFLDYTAEETTTTSSSNSADKNGAFVYTGTRRKKTLSGGGGEREHHSLGREPMSRVTEFDDLKYERKHSLDRERGRKVMVSSFLDQRESPSTSSHVCGTWPADRPSDLHPVLSATSQPPGGICELGPKVECVYSLLSMLGSHDAVEMSSKFLELSRTPETCATLRRSGCIPLLVQMIHSDSDEVARKNASIALHNVVLCHPDDKAGRREVKVLRLIEHVMEYCNFLKTLKQSGEAVADDTERHPSQAISSLMKISFDEEHRHAMCQLGALQTIANLVHLDHAAHGAKSTDPRCISLRRYAGMALTNLTFGDGNNKALLCSNKDFMRALVAQLDSSADDLLQVTASVLRNLSWRADSNMISVLNEIGTVTALTQAAMRNKMENTLKAILSALWNLSAHCSANKAEFCAVDGALAFLVDMLTFEAPSKTLTIVENAGGILRNVSSHIAVREDYRKILRQRDCLGILLQQLKSESLTVVSNACGTLWNLSARCQEDQKYLWDNRAVPMLRSLIHSKHKMISNGSNAALKNLLNFRPGVVNQIGVDSITKSMNLKELPTLNVRKQRALEQELDQNLEETCENLDVTTPPKEEKTVQDFANLELIHPSLRISSRNDVKEGGSIPPIPKRTSLPDGSKKPIPAARKPEPTPRRHVVQQQQKESEEASASFGDYQETDLDQITDYSLRYAENQSDAEEKNPSSVAGSYGNEIILILEDSVKCYQTEGTPYAISNAASMSDLRRNPKDDVPTKSATVFSSGIHTPEKPVNYCEEGTPGCFSREFSHHGSLSSLEEGNSPPVNQRVSSSSQAEKCHESDNKAKVQDNPEISGTPPPIVTTESGTNSAGGGSGNTPKAVTFVDYAQETPLMFSRTSSIDSLESAEPNCADDRSSVVSEFSRLASGIISPSELPDSPTQSIPQSPRRPQDVSGSLAQNVSTAPRLRSVFEDETNAFGVENTPAQFSCATSLSNLSLDDEPKIATDCLTKEMRLNHPSEEQEDEESADQSAGNLVVGNPNNSAASFRGEENIGSDGEESGNDEILLASCINMGMNRKAPEGETSAKSKVTPPEARAGGNSDTVKQYCTEDTPAFLSKAASNSDLSVLSLDTNRCEAIASDSSSDGGNENLLQECIRDGMGASNMPLIKDNPIEMLRSGSILPPYLPVRDEIQQFAPPVEDTPCNFSVVSGLSDITVGSGVAGLAKIKRSPSKDQTVSQSSQNPPPQQPSGDDSLSSLSVDSEDDTNLLSQAIAAGSNPSRPSTSSKGGVPTTTYTVQTALISNNVPIHLEATNDSYSSIESCESNDNHTQLLEQCIRTGMGQDVNKNPKKVVTNVAVSPKKSQLPQLKTSSTRYDRHKEREKKDEQLLKECISIGMGKAPLPMVRQVKQTTNEGQMPKNGVTTSAAVPDLVGAPSTAPDVETESPDATRGSRRNLPTQHAPKHTKLTVNRTNGSDTDDGVFNFGGDQENALERSNEYPAQKLINMDFIEDSMNESSFDMEISNEFLMENIEASMGYGPKIDKHKDPDLMLKSVDRLTQVLVSQAEYLRSSNHAENSVTYEKKSSSNNTWSEDTCPKDVSFPSISMTAPMIGSLNDDDTTFSDFSKKNCLPTEEEPTPTNEVKEFNETCPFSSAPLSNGCEEIRMVLTNADLEQTLRFDYGESEGFISQPDSMDTDTDTVVNSLETGINFQVGGEVVSGVNHDSAHFISSGPMSFDPSSSMTNSTIIAMEAKKIVNELSQYNPMTESATSFDLENVRPPSGMDSLSAISGCYETPQSPNLSGRVRKRSLPPGLLARRALGGHIMTNGSLESINSACNLDSVAPPSGMDELLDSMISVASITSEVAPIQTDGTYSNYETAVSEMDDTITGGSAWQEMSSDATPIPSDFSSAESTPRKGKNGRKLLTPKQRRKQRNGTQDRYRTYVISADGQSRDNATDAESIEDDLCDEILVVEAEDSGGGGSKRLLRKQRREEDRSRFKTHTLDSPTIPQLMQTNGGLCDSTIRDVLAEANVVLDTLNRQNIDSEEFLLDDNIDTTSLVSNDDGEDLSSIRALTAHFKHLSDLKVPESQHNTDSSLDYEQNSGTESCDHNAKCTINGRGSSVDRREDNAVGQEVKSVRGRKKVPYVSPYRRSFVSSSKSSSQSASPTKSVSPASGKAQVVPNVRTNLASKNTVDTKKAKTLPSTRSTPKDQSLVAKTSSFINKANLTNKINSIKSGLVRPGFSSKSNVLEKNIINKFKSSTSAKATSPPPSKEPPRVLERQSTFTKDEPSNPNVPIVTSDPQSQNRISKLPAKITPKVKTSFISKLRTPLQKSATVDIKSPSSRPPSSGSEAVKRKSFGVYKSPSVPSVPLGQRSSSTNSIKGIKKELSSTSQSSRSNSNVATVPKRDIGSRIAGLWKKNNTDQTRAKPQTSRIGVVKSPSNSAIGVSSDTISQAADGVVRRTKKTVTNSEDDTKRISRLGSFINVDGDCQVAG, from the exons ATGgattttgattttgatgatttgtgcgtGGATCAGCCACATTTTCTCGACTACACGGCCGAGGAAACAACCACCACATCATCCAGCAATTCGGCCGACAAGAATGGGGCATTTGTGTACACGGGCACGAGGCGCAAGAAGACATTGTCAGGGGGTGGGGGCGAAAGGGAGCACCACAGTTTGGGACGTGAGCCCATGAGTCGCGTGACGGAATTTGATGATTTGAAGTACGAAAGGAAGCATTCGCTGGATCGTGAGAGGGGAAGGAAGGTGATGGTGTCTTCGTTTCTCGATCAACGAGAATCACCGTCGACATCGTCACATGTTTGCGGAACTTGGCCGGCTGATCGTCCTTCTGATCTTCATCCGGTTCTCAGTGCAACTTCACAGCCGCCAGGGGGCATTTGTGAGTTGGGGCCAAAGGTAGAATGTGTTTATTCTCTGCTGTCTATGCTTGGATCACATGATGCTGTGGAAATGTCATCGAAATTCCTTGAATTGTCCAGAACTCCAGAGACATGTGCCACTTTGCGACGTTCTGGTTGTATTCCACTTCTGGTTCAGATGATCCATTCGGACTCTGACGAAGTAGCTCGGAAGAATGCCAGTATAGCTCTACACAATGTGGTTCTATGTCATCCGGATGACAAAGCAGGAAGGCGAGAAGTGAAAGTATTGCGACTTATTGAACATGTGATGGAATATTGCAATTTCCTCAAGACACTGAAACAGTCAGGAGAAGCAGTGGCCGATGACACGGAAAGGCACCCTAGTCAAGCAATTAGTAGTCTCATGAAAATCAGTTTCGATGAGGAACATCGGCATGCAATGTGTCAATTGGGTGCATTGCAGACCATTGCCAATCTCGTGCACCTCGATCATGCGGCTCATGGGGCCAAATCGACTGATCCCAGGTGCATCTCACTCAGACGCTACGCTGGCATGGCTCTCACTAATTTAACATTTGGAGATGGCAATAACAAAGCTTTGCTGTGTTCCAATAAAGACTTCATGAGGGCCCTGGTAGCACAATTGGACTCCAGTGCAGATGATTTACTCCAG GTAACAGCTAGTGTCTTGAGAAATCTTTCCTGGCGAGCTGATTCCAATATGATTTCCGTTCTCAATGAGATCGGAACAGTCACGGCACTAACTCAAGCTGCCATGAGGAATAAGATGGAGAATACGTTAAAGGCAATTCTTTCAGCCCTGTGGAATCTTTCGGCGCATTGTAGTGCTAATAAAGCTGAATTTTGTGCTGTGGATGGGGCTTTGGCCTTTCTCGTGGACATGCTGACATTTGAGGCACCAAGCAAAACACTGACAATTGTGGAAAATGCTGGTGGAATTCTACGGAATGTCTCCAGTCACATTGCTGTACGGGAGGATTATCGGAAAATTCTGAGGCAGAGAGATTGCTTGGGGATATTGTTGCAGCAGTTGAAATCTGAGAGTTTGACTGTTGTTAGCAATGCCTGTGGGACACTTTGGAATTTATCGGCAAGATGCCAGGAGGATCAGAAGTATTTGTGGGATAATCGTGCAGTTCCAATGCTCAGAAGTTTAATTCACAGCAAACACAAGATGATCTCCAATGGTAGTAATGCTGCATTGAAGAATCTTCTGAATTTCCGACCGGGTGTAGTTAATCAAATTGGTGTGGATTCCATCACCAAATCGATGAATCTGAAGGAATTGCCAACGTTGAATGTGCGCAAACAGAGAGCCCTTGAGCAGGAATTGGATCAAAATTTGGAGGAGACATGTGAAAATTTGGATGTGACAACACCGCCAAAAGAGGAAAAAACTGTGCAGGATTTTGCGAATTTGGAATTGATTCATCCATCTTTGAGGATTTCTAGTAGGAATGACGTCAAGGAAGGTGGATCAATACCACCAATTCCCAAAAGGACATCACTTCCTGATGGATCCAAGAAGCCCATTCCGGCTGCGAGAAAACCCGAACCAACACCGCGAAGGCATGTGGTGCAGCAGCAACAGAAAGAATCTGAAGAAGCTTCGGCATCTTTTGGGGATTACCAAGAGACTGATTTGGATCAAATAACGGATTATTCATTGAGATATGCGGAAAATCAGTCGGATGCTGAAGAGAAGAATCCTTCGTCTGTTGCTGGATCCTATGGGAATGAGATTATTCTGATTTTGGAGGATTCGGTGAAGTGTTATCAAACTGAGGGGACACCTTATGCCATTTCCAATGCTGCTTCAATGAGTGACTTGAGGAGAAATCCCAAAGATGATGTGCCAACGAAAAGTGCCACAGTTTTCAGCTCAGGCATTCATACACCGGAAAAACCAGTGAATTATTGTGAAGAAGGAACTCCAGGGTGTTTCAGCAGGGAATTCAGTCATCATGGTTCTCTGAGTAGTTTGGAAGAGGGAAATTCACCACCAGTTAATCAGAGAGTCTCATCGTCTTCTCAGGCTGAGAAATGCCATGAAAGTGATAATAAAGCTAAAGTTCAGGACAATCCGGAAATATCTGGTACACCGCCGCCAATTGTGACGACAGAAAGTGGAACAAATAGTGCTGGAGGTGGAAGTGGAAATACCCCCAAAGCTGTTACATTTGTCGACTATGCACAGGAGACACCGTTGATGTTTTCTCGTACGAGCTCCATTGACTCACTGGAGAGTGCTGAGCCAAATTGTGCTGACGATCGGAGTTCTGTTGTGAGTGAATTCAG tCGACTGGCCAGCGGCATTATTTCTCCATCAGAATTACCAGATTCGCCAACACAAAGTATTCCTCAGTCACCAAGGCGCCCTCAGGATGTCTCTGGGTCTTTGGCTCAGAATGTCTCCACAGCTCCAAGGCTGAGGAGTGTCTTTGAGGATGAGACGAATGCATTTGGTGTTGAGAATACTCCAGCGCAGTTTTCATGTGCCACAAGTCTCAGTAATTTGAGTTTGGACGATGAACCCAAGATTGCCACGGATTGTCTAACGAAGGAGATGCGTCTTAATCATCCGAGTGAGGAGCAAGAGGATGAAGAGAGTGCTGATCAGAGTGCGGGAAATCTTGTGGTGGGAAATCCAAATAATTCTGCAGCTAGCTTCCGGGGGGAGGAAAATATTGGGTCAGATGGGGAAGAGTCGGGAAATGATGAGATTCTTCTGGCCTCGTGCATTAACATGGGCATGAACAGGAAGGCACCTGAAGGTGAGACCTCGGCCAAGAGCAAGGTGACTCCACCTGAAGCTCGTGCAGGTGGAAATTCAGACACAGTGAAGCAATATTGCACAGAAGATACTCCGGCATTTCTCTCAAAAGCCGCAAGTAATTCGGATCTCAGTGTTTTATCTTTGGATACAAATCGCTGTGAAGCAATTGCATCAGACAGTTCTTCAGATGGTGGCAATGAGAATTTGCTGCAGGAGTGCATTAGGGATGGAATGGGAGCTTCAAATATGCCATTGATCAAGGACAATCCCATTGAGATGCTGCGCAGTGGATCAATTCTTCCGCCTTATCTACCAGTTAGGGATGAGATTCAGCAATTTGCACCACCAGTTGAAGATACCCCCTGCAATTTCAGCGTAGTCTCTGGACTCTCGGACATCACAGTTGGTTCAGGAGTTGCTGGATTGGCCAAAATCAAGAG GTCACCATCAAAGGATCAAACTGTGAGTCAAAGTTCACAGAATCCTCCGCCACAGCAACCATCTGGCGATGATTCACTGAGTTCTTTGTCTGTGGATTCTGAAGATGACACCAACCTGCTGAGTCAAGCAATTGCAGCTGGAAGTAATCCTTCGCGCCCTTCCACGTCGTCCAAAGGTGGAGTCCCTACTACTACATACACAGTGCAAACAGCTCTCATTAGCAACAATGTCCCCATACATCTGGAAGCCACGAATGACTCGTACAGCTCAATAGAATCTTGTGAGTCCAATGATAATCACACACAGCTCCTGGAACAGTGCATTCGAACTGGAATGGGTCAGGATGTTAATAAGAATCCAAAGAAAGTGGTGACCAATGTTGCTGTGTCTCCGAAGAAATCTCAATTGCCCCAACTTAAGACATCATCAACGAGGTATGATCGACACAAGGAGCGCgagaagaaggatgagcaactGCTGAAGGAGTGCATTAGCATTGGAATGGGAAAGGCACCACTGCCGATGGTGCGTCAAGTCAAGCAGACTACTAATGAGGGACAAATGCCAAAAAACGGGGTGACTACGTCTGCAGCTGTGCCGGATTTAGTAGGTGCCCCCAGCACAGCTCCAGACGTAGAGACGGAATCCCCAGACGCCACAAGAGGCTCAAGAAGAAATCTACCCACACAACATGCTCCAAAGCATACCAAATTGACGGTGAATCGCACAAATGGGTCTGACACAGATGATGGGGTGTTTAATTTTGGGGGTGATCAAGAGAATGCCCTTGAACGATCCAATGAATATCCAGCTCAAAAGTTAATCAATATGGACTTTATTGAAGATTCAATGAATGAATCGTCATTTGACATGGAGATTTCTAATGAATTTCTCATGGAAAATATTGAGGCATCAATGGGATATGGTCCGAAGATTGATAAGCATAAGGATCCGGATCTTATGCTAAAATCTGTCGATAGACTAACGCAAGTCTTGGTGTCTCAAGCTGAATATTTAAGATCGTCGAATCATGCTGAAAATTCTGTGACATATGAAAAGAAATCCAGTTCTAATAATACTTGGAGTGAAGATACGTGTCCCAAAGACGTTTCCTTTCCCAGCATAAGTATGACAGCACCAATGATTGGATCCTTGAATGATGATGACACGacttttagtgatttttcaaaGAAGAATTGTCTTCCGACTGAAGAAGAACCCACACCGACGAATGAAGTGAAAGAGTTCAATGAAACGTGTCCATTCTCTTCAGCACCTCTGTCAAATGGCTGCGAAGAAATCCGTATGGTTCTCACTAATGCTGATCTTGAACAAACTCTGCGATTTGACTATGGTGAAAGTGAAGGTTTCATTTCACAGCCAGATTCCATGGATACTGATACTGATACTGTTGTCAATTCCCTAGAAACTGGAATAAATTTCCAAGTTGGCGGTGAAGTTGTTTCAGGAGTTAATCATGATTCAGCACATTTCATCTCTTCAGGACCAATGAGTTTTGACCCATCCAGTTCAATGACAAATTCAACAATCATTGCAATGGAAGCCAaaaagattgttaatgaattgtCCCAGTACAATCCCATGACAGAAAGTGCTACGAGTTTTGATCTGGAAAATGTTAGACCACCATCTGGTATGGATAGTTTGAGTGCAATTTCGGGATGCTATGAAACGCCACAGAGTCCCAATTTGTCTGGCAGAGTGAGAAAACGTTCTCTACCACCGGGATTACTAGCTAGGAGAGCTCTTGGTGGGCATATCATGACAAATGGCAGTTTAGAGAGTATAAATTCAGCTTGCAATTTAGATAGTGTAGCACCACCATCAGGTATGGATGAATTATTGGATTCCATGATATCAGTTGCGAGTATTACATCAGaagttgcaccaattcaaacaGATGGTACGTATTCCAACTACGAAACAGCTGTGAGTGAGATGGATGACACAATAACGGGAGGTAGTGCATGGCAGGAGATGTCCAGTGATGCTACGCCAATTCCATCGGATTTCAGTAGTGCAGAATCAACACCGAGAAAAGGTAAGAATGGTAGGAAGCTGTTGACGCCGAAACAGAGGCGAAAACAGCGAAATGGCACACAAGATCGCTATCGAACTTATGTGATTTCGGCTGATGGTCAGTCAAGAGATAATGCGACTGATGCAGAATCCATTGAGGATGATCTGTGTGATGAGATCCTCGTAGTGGAGGCTGAGGATAGTGGTGGTGGTGGAAGCAAGAGGTTGCTGAGGAAGCAAAGACGCGAAGAAGATCGGTCACGCTTCAAGACTCACACTCTTGACTCACCCACAATTCCTCAGCTGATGCAAACCAATGGAGGTCTGTGTGACTCCACAATTAGGGATGTATTGGCCGAGGCCAATGTTGTGCTAGACACGTTGAATAGGCAAAATATTGACAGTGAGGAGTTTCTCCTTGATGACAATATCGACACAACGAGTTTGGTGTCAAATGACGATGGTGAGGATTTGTCCTCCATTCGAGCGCTTACAGCGCATTTCAAGCATCTTAGTGATCTTAAAGTACCAGAGAGTCAGCATAATACTGATAGTAGTCTGGATTATGAACAAAATTCTGGCACTGAATCGTGCGATCATAATGCAAAATGCACCATCAATGGTAGAGGATCAAGTGTTGATCGAAGGGAAGATAATGCCGTAGGGCAAGAAGTTAAGAGTGTTCGTGGGAGAAAGAAAGTTCCTTATGTTTCACCGTATCGACGCTCATTTGTGTCCTCTTCAAAATCATCCTCACAATCGGCTTCACCGACAAAAAGTGTTTCCCCAGCATCGGGGAAGGCTCAAGTAGTTCCAAATGTTAGAACCAATCTAGCTTCAAAAAATACAGTGGATACCAAGAAGGCTAAGACACTTCCAAGCACAAGAAGTACACCAAAAGATCAAAGTCTGGTTGCTAAGACGTCCAGTTTCATCAATAAAGCCAATCTTACcaataaaatcaattcaatCAAATCAGGTCTGGTTCGACCGGGATTTAGTAGCAAATCAAATGTTCTGGAAAAGAACATTATCAACAAATTCAAGTCTTCCACATCGGCAAAAGCAACATCACCACCCCCATCTAAGGAACCTCCAAGGGTACTCGAACGTCAGAGTACGTTCACCAAAGATGAACCATCCAATCCAAATGTGCCCATTGTCACATCCGATCCACAATCACAGAATAGAATTTCCAAGCTTCCAGCCAAGATTACCCCAAAAGTCAAAACTAGCTTTATCTCCAAATTGAGAACGCCACTGCAAAAGAGTGCTACTGTGGATATCAAAAGTCCGTCAAGTAGACCACCGTCATCGGGATCCGAAGCGGTCAAAAGGAAGAGTTTTGGTGTATACAAGTCACCCAGTGTTCCGAGTGTTCCACTCGGACAGCGTTCAAGTAGCACCAATTCCATCAAGGGGATAAAAAAGGAACTATCCTCGACGTCACAATCATCGAGGAGCAATTCAAATGTTGCTACAGTTCCAAAGAGAGACATCGGAAGCAGAATAGCTGGTCTCTGGAAGAAAaata